The genomic region caaattcttatttacaatgacggcctacaccggccaaacccggccaattgtgcgccgccctatgggactcccaatcaccgccggttgtgatacagcctggaatcgaaccagggggtctgtagtaacgcctcaAGCGCTCAAGcactcaagcactgagatgcagtgccttagaccgctgcgccactcgggagcaataGTCCCGGTGTGTCGGTGTACTGTCATAAATATTAGGTTTTAGACTGGTTACTTTAAAATTGGCATTGTTTTACAGTGACATTCAAAAATATGTATTTGTGTCCAGGAAGATCTGTGAAGAAAATTCATTTCAGTATGATAATTTTTTTCAAGAATATTGGTACCAAtctagaaaataataaaaatgccCTATGTATTCTATGCAAAACGTTTAATTTCAATGTTTAAGATCAGCCTAAATCACCATGGTATGGTGTGTTTATTTAAACAATAATCTGACCGTGTGCACAATAACTACAATTcctagtagttagtagttacctcaactagccggtgccccccgcacattgactctgcaccggtacccccctgtatatatagcctccctactgttattttattttacttctgctctttttttctcaacacttttttgttgttttattctactttttttgtttaaaataaatgcactgttggttaagggctgttagtaagcatttcactgtaatgtctgcacctgttgtattcggcgcatgtggccaatacattttgatttgatttgatttgatttagtgtaTTTTAGAGTATAACTTTGTTTGGGAGTGTTTAGCGAATGCAGCGCGTGATGTAAGCAGAATAATAATATACAGTAGAGATATACCTATGTACAGCAAAAATATACATCTGGTCTGATTTAAACTCCTATAAGTCTTTATTCTGGAaacatttgtattattattttttacaatagAATAGGCCGTCCTGTAAATGTGTAAgcctttaaaatgataaacagtCGTTCTCTTCATTGATAATATTTCAATCCCATTTTGTCAGTATGATTATTGTTTCACACTTGTTTAATTTTGGCACAATTGTTTCATTCTCTTCTGCAATTGGTCAAAGCAAACGCCGGTAAATACTTGGGGAAAGAGGATTGCGTTTCCTCTGTTTCGATTGGCTGCGGAACAAGAACCTTCGCAATTTTATAGTCTCGAGATCAGCCGCAGCTGAAACCGAAAATGTCGGATCCCACGGTTGCAGATACTCGCCGATTAAACTCTAAACCGCAGGATCTCACAGATGCGTATGGCCCCCCAAGCAATTTTCTTGAAATCGACGTTTATGACCCACAAACGATTGGAGTCGGCCGGAACCGATTCACCACCTATGAAGTGCGAATGCGGGTGAGTGTTCTAGGTCGGTACTAGCTTGCAGTATTGAAATCGAGGCCGGTGATATTGGCAGGGCCTAGTTTAGGTGACGCTAGTATGATGAGGGAACATGGGTGGGACGGTTTTTCGAGAGAGACTCGACTTTTTGCTGTTCAAATGCTTAGCCTTTCACTTCTTTGTCATTTCAAATAATCGTTTCATCCAAATTCCTGATGCAGTCGTTGCTAATATGGCTACCACCAATATCAAATAGCCAGTATGTGAAAGGACTGTCTTGTTAGTTTGGGTAGCAGTGTTTCTGCCAGATAACATACTGACTAGCATGGGATATATGTCTTTTATTCTACTTTGTTGAATTCTGTACGATGAATAGGCTTTTTCTCCAACCCAgaataaaagcctgcacaccctggGATTCACCAGGACCAATATTGGAGAATACTGGGCCAGCTAACACTGTAGTTATGAGATAGGCAACCATACATTGGGGTGTTAAACCATCATGGTATTAGAAAGATCTGTTTGTACATGGGCTAGTCTCTTAAATCCCAGACCTAGGACATGCTGGAACAGAGAGAACATGGGCTGAGGGATATACAAAACTTGCACAGTGTGTACTGTATACCCTTACTTACTACTACAAACCTCAATGTattaatgcaacaatttcatataCACTCAACTCTGCATTTCCCTACTCCCTAAAGATGTGGTTGCATTATGAACCATCCATTATCACTAGACACAGCACAACACACCAGTGTCACAAAACTGAACAGTGGTTTTCACAGATTGAGATAAAATGCTGATCAAATTATACATTAGTGAGGGGTTCTGGTGTAAGCTCTGATGTCTGGCCACGTCACTGGACATGTATATGCTGTACTGGAAATGGATTGTAGTgatttaatatattttttcacATGCAGACAAATCTTCCCATCTTCAAACTTAAGGACTCTGTTGTGCGAAGAAGGTACAGTGATTTTGAGTGGCTGAAGAATGAGCTGGAGAGAGACAGTAAGGTAGGTTCACACACTGCATAACTACTTGCCTGCATGTCTGACCAGTATAATACTAATCAAAACAGAaatgtttaatacatttttgtAGTTGGAATTAGTCTGTTTATATGTGACTAAGTAACTAATTTACTGATAAGTTGTGTGCTTTCTAAAGATTGTGGTGCCCCCTCTCCCTGGGAAAGCTTTAAAGAGACAGCTTCCCTTCCGAGGAGATGAGGGTATCTTTGAGGAGTCCTTCATTGAAGAACGGAGGGTAGGCTTGGAGCAGTTCATCAACAGGTGTGTATCGTTTCTGTCTATAGTATTTCTCTCTGTATGGCTGTGTCTCCATTTCAGGTCATTATCAAATTAACTCCCAGCCATCTGCCTTTGACGCCACTAATAATCAATTATGATTTCTAGGTAACTGaaacctgcttctctctcctctatcaccAGACTTGCAGGTCATCCCCTGGCCCAGAATGAGCGCTGTCTTCACATGTTCCTTCAGGATGAGTCCATTGACCGGAACTACATTCCTGGAAAAGTACGCAAGTAGGATTGGCATGGTTGGGGTTCCGACTGGGTGGGTGTGGTGAAGATGCCGGTGGCAGTAGGTAGGATGGGCTGGCTGCTCCATAGCGgtttccatccatctctcccaggAAGGGAATAGTATTTTATTTTTACACCAACAAATATAAAtattgtgtgtgtacagtgcattcggaaagaattcagaccccttgactttttccacattttgttacgttaaagcattattctaaaactgattaaatcaAAAATTTTattcattaatctacacacaatagcccaaaatgacaaagcgaaaacaggtttttagacatttttgcaaatttattaaaaataccttattgacataaatattcagaccctttgcgatgagactcgaaattgagctcaggtgcatcctgtttccattgattatcattgagatgtttctacaacttgattggagtccacctgtggtaaattcaattgattggacatgatttggaaaggcacacacctgtctatataaggtcccacagttgacagtgcatgtcagagcgaaagccatgaggtcgaaggaattatccgtagacctcagagacaggattgtgtcgaggcacagatttacatttacgtcatttagcagacgctcttatccagagcgacttacaaattggtgcattcaacttatgatagccagtgggacaaccacttttttttaggggggggggggtagaaagattacttttatactattccaggtattccttaaagaggtagggtttcaagtgtctccttaaggtggtcagtgactccgctgtcctggcgtcatgggggagcttgttccaccattggggtgccagagcagcgaatagctttgactgggctgagcaggaactgtgcttctgtagaggtaggtgGGCTagaaggccagaggtggatgaacgtagtgccctcatttgggtgtagggtctgatcagagcctgaaggtaaggaggtgccgttcccctcacagctccgtaagcaagcaccatggtcttgtagtagatgcgagcctcaactggaagccagtggagtgtgcggaggagcggggtgacatgagagaacttgggaaggttgaacaccagatgggctgtaGCGTTCTGgaataagttgtaggggtttaatggcacaggcagggagcccagccaacagcgagttgcagtaatccagaagggagatgacaagtgcctggattaggacctgtgccgctttctgtgtaaggtagggtcgtactctgtgaatgttgtagagcatgaacctgcagtatcgggtcaccactttgatgttagcggagaacgacagggtgttgtccagggtcacgccaaggttctttgcactctgggaggaggacacactggatttgtcaaccgtgatggcaagatcatggagcaggcagtccttccccgggaggaagagccgctccgtcttgccgaggttcagcttgaggtggtgatccgacatccacactgatatgtctgccagacatgcagagatgcgattcgccacctggttatcagaagggggaaaggagaaaattaattgtgtgtcgtctgcatagcaatgataggagagaccatgtgaggatatgacagatccaagtgacttggtgtatagagagaataggagcgggcctagaactgagcccttggggacaccagtggtgagagcacgtggtgcggagacagattctcgccatgccacctggtaggagcgacctgtcaggtaggacgcaatccaagagtgagcagcgccggagatgtccaacgcggagaggaggatctgatggttcacagtatcaaaggcagcagataggtctagaaggataagagcagaggagagagagttagctttagcagtgcggagagcctctgtgacaaagagaagagcagtctcagttgaatgaccagtcttgaaacctgactggtttggatcaagaaggtcattctgaaaaAGATCACAGGAGAGTttgctagagacggcacgctcaagagttttggagagaaaagaaagaagggatactggtctgtagttgttgacatcggagggttcgagtgtaggttttttgaggaggggtgcaactctcgctctcttgaagatggaagggacaatgccagcggtcaaggatgagttgatgagcggggtgaggtaagggagaaggtctccggaaatggtctggagaagagaggaggggatagggtcaatcgggcaggttgttgggcggctggccgtcacaagtcgcaaaatttcacctggagagagaggggagaaagaagtcaaagcatagggtagggcagtgtgagcaggaccagcggtgtcatttgacttaataaatgaggatcggatgtcgtcaaccttattttcaaaatggttgacgaagtcatccacagagagggaggaggaggattaagcagggaggagaaggtggtaaagagcttcctagggttagaggcagaggcttgacatttagagtggtagaaagtggctttagcagcagaaacagaggaagagaatgtagagaggagggagtgaaaagatgacaggtccgcagggagtctagttttcctccatttccgctcggctgcccggagccctgttctgtgagctcgcaatgagtcgtcaagccacggagcaggaggggaggaccgagccggccgggaggataggggacatagagaggcaaaagatgcagaaaggcaggagaggagggttgagtaggcagaatcaggagatcggagggagaaggatttagcagagggaagagatgataggatggaagaggagagagtagcgggagagagagagcgaaggttgcgacggcacattaccatctgtcgaggggcagagtgagcagtgttggaggagagcgagagagaaaatgatacaaagtagtggtcggagacttggtggggagttgcagtgagattagtagaagaacagcatctagtaaagatgaggtcaagcgtattgcctgccttgtgagtagggggggacggtgagagggtgtggtcaaaagaggaaaggagtggaaagatctggggaagggtaccaaaacatttctgcagcattgaaggtccccaagaacacagtggcctccatcattcttcaatggaataagtttggaaccaccaagacttttactagagctggccgcccggccaaactgcgcaatcaggggagaagggccttggtcagggaggtgaccaaaaacccgatggtcactctgacagagctccagagtttctctgtggagatcggagaaccttccagaaggacaaccatctctgcaacgcTCCActtatcaggcctttatggtagagtggccagatggaagccactcctcagtaaaaggcacatgacagcctgcttggagtttgccaagaggcacctaaaggactcagaccatgaaaaaccaagatttaactctttggcctgaatgccaagcgtcacgtcttgaggaaacctggcaccatccctacggtgaaggttgggggtggcagcatcatgctgtggggatgatattcagcggcagggactgggagactagtcaggatcaagggaaagatgaacggagcaaagtacagagagctccttgatgaaaacctgctcaggacctcagactggggtgaaggttcaccttccaacaggacaacaacactaagcacacagccaagacaacgcagaagtggcttcggaacaagtctctgaatgtccttgagtggcccagccagagcccgcacttgaacctgatcgaacatctctggagagacctgaaaatagatgtgcagcaacgctccccatccaacctgacagagcttgagaggatctgcagagaagaatgggagaaactccccaaatacaggtgtgccatgcccaagaagactcaaggctgtaatcgctgccaaaggtgcttcaacaaagtactgagtaaagcgtcagaatacttatgtaaaagtgatatttcagttgtattttttaaataaatttgctaaaatttatataaacctgtttttgctttgtcattatggagtattgtgtgtagattgatgaagaaaaaaaaacaattttatcaattttagaaataaggctgtaacgtaacaatgtggaaaaagtcaaggggtctgaatacttctgaatGCTGTGTgtttgtacatacatacatacatacatacatacactaccagtcaaaagttaggtTTTCACTTTATTTTTTCTTACTTTTTTACatacaaaactatgaaataacacatggaatcatatagtaacccaaaaagtgttaaacaaatcaaaatagatttgagattcttcaaatagccaccctttgccttgatgacagctttgcacactcttggcattctctcaaccagcttcatgaggtagtcacctggaatgcatttcaattaacaggtgtgccttcttaaaagttaatttgtggaatttctttccttcttcatgcatttgagccaatcagttgtgttgtgacaaggtatacagaagatagccctttttggtaaaagacaaagtccatattaaggcaagaacatctcaaataagcaaatagaaacgacagtccattattttaagacatgaaggaaaGTCAAtatggaatatttcaagaacagtgcagtcgcaaaaaccatcaagcgctatgatgaaactggctctcatgaggactgccacaggaatggaagacccagagttacctctgctgcagaggataagttcattagttaccagcctcagaaattgcagcccaaataaatgcttcacagagttcaagtcagacacatctcaacatcaactgttcagagctggtcctcactacatattcgtcgccaaacccactggctccaggccatctataaatcactgctaggcaaatcccagccttatcttagctcattggtcaccatagcaacacccacccgtagtatgcgctccagcaggtatatctcactggtcatccccaaagccaacacctcctttggccgccattccttccagttctctgctgccaatgactggaacaaattgcaaaaatctctgaaactggagacacttatctccctcactaactttaagcatcagttgtcagagcaccttaccgatcactgcacctgtacacagcccatctgaaattagcccgcccaactacctcatccctatattgttatttattttgctcatttgtaccccagtatctctatttgcacatcatctcttgcatatCTATCATTCcggtgttaatactaattgtaattattttgcactatagcctatttattgccttacctccataacttgctacatttgcacacactgtatatatattttctgttgtatttttgactttatgttttgttttaccccatatgtaactctgtgttgttgtttttatcgcactgctttgctttatcttggccaggtcgcagttgtaaatgagaacttgttctcaactggcttacctggttaaataaaggtgaaaaaaaaaaaaaagaggggactgtgtgaatcaggccttcatggtcaaattgctgcaaagaaaccactactaaaggacaccaataagaagaggagacctgcttgggccaagaaacacgagcaatgggcattagactggtggaaatgtggtgaacggaggatctccgcatgtgtatttcccaccgtaacgcatggaggaggaggtgttatggtgtgggggggctttgctggtgacactgtctgtgattgatttagaattcaaggcacacttaaccagcatagctaccacagcattctgcagtgatacaccatcccatctggtttgggcttagtgggactatgatttgtttttcaacaggacaatgacccaacacacctccaggctgtgtaagggctatttgaccaagaaggagagtgatggagtgctacatcagatgacctggtctccacaatcacccgagctcaacccaattgagatggtttgggatgagttggaccgcagactgaaggaaaagcagccaacaagtgctcagcatatgtgggaactgttggaaaagcattccaggtgaagctggttgagagaatgccaagagtgtgcaaagctgtcatcaaggcaaatggtggctactttgaagaatctcaaatataaaatatatttgaatttgtttaacacttttttttttttggtggttactacatgattccatatttgttttcatagttttgatgttttcactattattctacaatgtagaaaatagtcaaaataaagaaaaacccttgaatgagtaggtgtgtccaaacttttgactggtagtgtgtgtatatgcatgtatgtatgtatgcatgtatgcatgcatgcatgtatgtatgtatgcatgcatgcatacagtgaggggaaaaaagtatttgatcccctgctgattttgtgcgtttgcccactgacaaagaaatgatcagtctatcattttaatggtaggtttatttgaacagtgagagacagaataacaacaaaaaaatccagaaaaacgcatgtcataaatgttataaattgatttgcattttaatgagggaaataagtatttgaccccctctcaatcagaaatatttctggctcccaggtgtcttttatacaggtaacgagctgagattaggagcgtaacgagctgagattaggagcacactcttaaagggagtgctcctaatctgtcatgacacatgtccacagaagcaatcaatcaatcagattccaaactctccaccatagccaagaccaaagagctctccgaggatgtcagggtcaagattgtagacctacacaacgctggaatgggctacaagaccatcgccaagcagcttggtgagaaggtaacaacagttggtgcgattattcgcaaatggaagaaacacaaaagaactgtcaatctccctcggcctggggctccatgcaagatctcacctcgtggagttgcaatgatcatgagaacggtgaggaatcagcccagaactacacgggaggatcttgtcaatgatctcaaggcagctgggaccatagtcaccaagaaaacaattggtaacacactacgctgtgaaggactgaaatcctgcagtgcctgcaaggtccccctgctcaagaaagcacatatacaggcccgtctgaagtttgccagtgaacatctgaatgattcagaggagaactgggtgaaagtgttgtggtcagatgagaccaaaatcgagctctttggcatcaactcaactcgccgtgtttggaggaggaggaatgctgcctatgaccccaagaacaccatccccactgtcaaacatggaggtggaaacattatgctttgggggtgtttttctgctatggggacaggacaacttcaccgcatcaaagggacgatggacggggccatgtaccgtcaaatcttgggtgagaacctccttccctcagccagggcattgaaaatgggtcgtgtatgggtattccagcatgacaatgacccaaaacacacggccaaggcaacaaaggagtggctcaagaagaagcacattaaggtcctggagtggcctagccagtctccagaccttaatcccatagaaaatctgtggagggagctgaaggtttgagttgccaaaagtcagcctcgaaaccataatgacttggagaagatctgcaaagaggagtgggacagaatccctcctgagatgtgtgcaaacctggtggccaacta from Coregonus clupeaformis isolate EN_2021a chromosome 3, ASM2061545v1, whole genome shotgun sequence harbors:
- the LOC121542781 gene encoding sorting nexin-12 isoform X1, giving the protein MSDPTVADTRRLNSKPQDLTDAYGPPSNFLEIDVYDPQTIGVGRNRFTTYEVRMRTNLPIFKLKDSVVRRRYSDFEWLKNELERDSKIVVPPLPGKALKRQLPFRGDEGIFEESFIEERRVGLEQFINRLAGHPLAQNERCLHMFLQDESIDRNYIPGKVRK
- the LOC121542781 gene encoding sorting nexin-12 isoform X2, producing MSDPTVADTRRLNSKPQDLTDAYGPPSNFLEIDVYDPQTIGVGRNRFTTYEVRMRTNLPIFKLKDSVVRRRYSDFEWLKNELERDSKIVVPPLPGKALKRQLPFRGDEGIFEESFIEERRVGLEQFINRLAGHPLAQNERCLHMFLQDESIDRNYIPGKV
- the LOC121542781 gene encoding sorting nexin-12 isoform X3; this encodes MSDPTVADTRRLNSKPQDLTDAYGPPSNFLEIDVYDPQTIGVGRNRFTTYEVRMRDSVVRRRYSDFEWLKNELERDSKIVVPPLPGKALKRQLPFRGDEGIFEESFIEERRVGLEQFINRLAGHPLAQNERCLHMFLQDESIDRNYIPGKVRK